The stretch of DNA ATACACATtaattaggcaaaattacactacaggtcctttatcttatttttttgtaacaatttggtcctttatcttttttttgtaacaatttggtcctttatcttctttttttgtaacactttggtccttatcttatttatttataaaaaataaaggaccaacgtgttacaaaaaaaaaagataaaggaccaaactgttacaaaaaaggggactaaagtgttacaaataaaaaaaaaataaaggactaaagtgttacaaataaaagataaaggatcaaagtgttacaaaaaaatgataaaggaccaaagtgttacaaaaaaataagataaaggacttgtagtgtaattttgcccaTTAATTATTAGAAAACAATTTCGATCATTGTTTTCTTgaatttagttttattaaaacTTCTCCATACCACTTGGAGTTAAAAGCAATTCAACCTTTACATGATGAACGTAAACAATTCAAATTGCTAAGATAATATGGCCTCTCAAAAATTATGGTTTCGAAAACCGCTTTTTATAGCCACAATTTGATTCGCAATTTGCCcaaaaattatcaatattttcaaaataattgttaaCCATAGAGATTAAATCACCATGAACAATCATTAGAGGCCACTCAAAGACTAAAACTTTTCGGTTTTCAATCTTTTTAAAacatttcaaaaagaaaataacacacaaaacagtcccactgggcgtgccaatttgtttacactgatttttggtaaacaaccgctagtttaaattaattacttaagagatcaactagtaaatctcggaaCATATTTGTGTGTTATTTTCTAGAAAAATATGAATGTTCATCATTTTTACTTGAACATTTATTGTCTGATTTGCATTAAATGCATTAAAAACAGACTGATTCGACGAAGTCGaatgatcaaattaaaatacaaaaaggattaaagtAAATTTGCATAAACTTGTTAAATGATTTGCAAATAAAAGTTAAAGAACCTGAAGATAAATTGCAACGGAATGATAAAGTGCAGAAACTTTAAAGGACTTGAAAGATTAAATTGCATTTGAATGTAAATAGTGGTTGGAATCCATCTATATCTGTCCCTTGAACCCGTTTGCCACCGCGGCGTGGGTGTTGTAAGACTTTCATAAAATAGGATTCAACCCTTTGTTCTTATTACAAACAGATATATATAGACCTTGCAGGAAAAACTACCACTAGATCCTACGGTCTAAGTTAAAACAGGAAATAACTTCTAATAGTAGCCTTACACTTGGCATAATTACAAGACAAATAAAGATAACTCCCACTTGCATGCTTCTGCCTTTGCTTCACGTTGATAACTTCTATATTTTTCAACttaaaccaatatatatataagtctgtattaaattgagaaagagtaaGATAGAATTCGACCTCATGGCATTAACATGCTGCCACGTTCCTCCCAACTTAATAActtctattttatatatattaacctTTTTcgaccaaatatatatatatatatatatatatatatatatatatatatatttgtggtATTAACAATGGATTAAAGTGAAACACAATATACCAATTCGACCACTTTTTTGAATAACATATATGTACTTGGATTAATACTTGATAGCATGCATGTATCAATTAACATTTTGGCAATTGGAACCTCAAACCAATAATTCGACAAGTacacatatataaattaatctTAGTCGAAATACACATGCCGATCGAAATTagttttttccttcttttaaattcaaacaCCAAGACTTTCTCAATACCATAAATCTTATAATTTTGGTGTTAACAGAGGCCCCCAAAAATGTTGTTTCTCGAATGAAGTGAGAGGAATAACATTTTTAATCATGTCACCAATTTAGAGAAAACACTTACTGACCTCTTTTAAAAGAAACAAGACCAAATTTTAGAGAAGATGATTCCGACATCAtcaccacattttttttttattttttgtcgaAAGAAACATGGTAATACTTTACCATTGTTTTGGTCAACAATAGAGTCTACATCTTAATAAAATGTTTGGTCGAGAACATTATTCTTAGAATgagataaaatataaaaattcaatcagTTTTACGGCATCCCTCGAACCGTGTTTGACCAATATTTCACTCATCTTTTCATACTTGATATGATCAACAAAATTTTGACCACTTtaccaattttaaaaacaacttcCATGTTAGCATCATGCATGGCAAAGTGtttcttcaaaatttaatttgaatctTCTAAATATTGGCTTAACCGTACCCAACCAAATTTGATTCATGAAATGAAGTATATACACATtaattaggcaaaattacactacaggtcctttatcttatttttttgtaacaatttggtcctttatcttttttttgtaacaatttggtcctttatcttctttttttgtaacactttggtccttatcttatttatttataaaaaataaaggaccaacgtgttacaaaaaaaaaagataaaggaccaaactgttacaaaaaaggggactaaagtgttacaaataaaaaaaaaataaaggactaaagtgttacaaataaaagataaaggatcaaagtgttacaaaaaaaagataaaggaccaaagtgttacaaaaaaataagataaaggacttgtagtgtaattttgcccaTTAATTATTAGAAAACAATTTCGATCATTGTTTTCTTgaatttagttttattaaaacTTCTCCATACCACTTGGAGTTAAAAGCAATTCAACCTTTACATGATGAACGTAAACAATTCAAATTGCTAAGATAATATGGCCTCTCAAAAATTATGGTTTCGAAAACCGCTTTTTATAGCCACAATTTGATTCGCAATTTGCCcaaaaattatcaatattttcaaaataattgttaaCCATAGAGATTAAATCACCATGAACAATCATTAGAGGCCACTCAAAGACTAAAACTTTTCGGTTTTCAATCTTTTTAAAacatttcaaaaagaaaataacacacaaaacagtcccactgggcgtgccaatttgtttacactgatttttggtaaacaaccgctagtttaaattaattacttaagagatcaactagtaaatctctgAACATATTTGTGTGTTATTTTCTAGAAAAATATGAATGTTCATCATTTTTACTTGAACATTTATTGTCTGATTTGCATTAAATGCATTAAAAACAGACTGATTCGACGAAGTCGaatgatcaaattaaaatacaaaaaggattaaagtAAATTTGCATAAACTTGTTAAATGATTTGCAAATAAAAGTTAAAGAACCTGAAGATAAATTGCAACGGAATGATAAAGTGCAGAAACTTTAAAGGACTTGAAAGATTAAATTGCATTTGAATGTAAATAGTGGTTGGAATCCATCTATGTCTGTCCCTTGAACCCGTTTGCCACCGCGGCGTGGGTGTTGTAAGACTTTCATAAAATAGGATTCAACCCTTTGTTCTTATTACAAACAGATATATATAGACCTTGCAGGAAAAACTACCACTAAATCCTACGGTCTAAGTTAAAACAGGAAATAACTTATAATAGTAGCCTTACACTTGGCATAATTACAAGACAAATAAAGATAACTCCCACTTGCATGCTTCTGCCTTTGCTTCACGTTGATAACTTCTATATTTTTCAACttaaaccaatatatatatataagtctgtattaaattgagaaagagtaaGATAGAATTCGACCTCATGGCATTAACATGCTGCCACGTTCCTCCCAACTTAATAActtctattttatatatattaacctTTTTcgaccaaatatatatatatatatatatttgtggtATTAACAATGGATTAAAGTGAAACACAATATACCAATTCGACCACTTTTTTGAATAACATATATGTACTTGGATTAATACTTGATAGCATGCATGTATCAATTAACATTTTGGCAATTGGAACCTCAAACCAATAATTCGACAAGTacacatatataaattaatctTAGTCGAAATACACATGCCGATCGAAATTagttttttccttcttttaaattcaaacaCCAAGACTTTCTCAATACCATAAATCTTATAATTTTGGTGTTAACACTCATAAACAGACGTCTTAAGATAATTGGGTAAAATATGGTTACTCTAAGCTTATAGATGATTGCCCGATCCAACAACCACCACGACCCACCAGCTCTAAGACAAGAAGGAACTAGAAGAGAGGAAAACTACTGAGTAGAACAAACCAACAAGGGAACTCAGGAATCCAGACATAACACATCTACACCATTCTATTGAGCCCCATACAAGACAGGTTGCACCCATTCATAGAAGGAGCGATATCCCGTTGAGTGCAACGACAACGACGGTGCAAGTGTATGGATGAACAAAAGAAGCTTCTGCTTGAGGTTGAGGGGGATAATATTGTGACAATGTGAGGTGAGTTAATTTGTCTCAAATTGCTTAAAAAATGTGGAGGTTAAACACTTTACTAGTGAAATGAACATAATGTCTTAAAGTTTTTAGTAAAAGTGTGGTGTACGTCTAACTCACTTTTATGGTTGTTTTGAGCCAAATATAGATGATTTCCCGGCTTCCCCTCATGACCCAACACAAAGAAGGAAATGGTGTGTTTCTATTTTTGAATTacatattttgaattattttttatgatttttaaggAAATTATAAAAAAGCGACATGTAGCAGAATTTGGAGTGGGAGATTCATCTGACGGGTGTGGTTAGGCCAAAGGCAACTTGTCTTTCCCACCCAAAAGTGatccatatttttttgaaacCGTATCGTGATCCATATTGGTTATttagactcatcaaaattaatggtattcaataacatataaaatgatttttagaAGATGGAACATTATTATACTCTTAAGATGACAAGTTCATAGCCATAGATGAAACTCGTACATAAATGTATTTGAAAGATTATGTGTCGTCCTCTAAGCTTTCAATGAAGCATATCTTCGTTTCCTTTtaccctaataataataataatattcaaagCACTAACTAGTTGCAAAACATCAACATCCTCAATTTCATTGAAGTGAGAATCTAAAGAAGACGATGGATGGATATATAAAAATCCATATTGGGCCAGCCGTTGCAGTAGAATCGTTGTTTGGTCGGTTTAGATTGTAACACACGATATTATACTAATACACTTGCACTAATTTTTGTGCCATATGGTACATACACAAAAGACAGAAAAAagaattataaatataatttggtGCTTGGAAGGAGCGTACGTACATGATGATGAGTAGTACCGCCTTTGATGGTAAAACTTACCAAAACCAACAAAGTGGACAAAAACTGTTGAAAAGGAAACAATacaatatatatagtataggtGTTGAAAAGCAAGGTCATCTATGTAGGGGCAAACATGTCTTTTGATatcttatttcttttttaaggttctttttatttttccatcTCTGCTGCCTGCCTGCCTTAACTGAAAAGGACTGCAAGCAACCTGTGGTCTACTTATCTgcttttctaattttttttttaacacaaactactatcaatttaatttttaaagaaaacgTTTTATAAGATTCAAATAAACAGaaaattcttattaataatGTTACATgctcaaataaaaaattgaacttaaaagttaaaataaaccTGATTCATATCATCTAAATGCTCTTagatttaaagaaatttttttgtgtttaacccaaaataaaagtttttttttccaagtaATCTAGTTCCACCCTTAATAGAACAGTGGGATGATCGGAGTTTGAACCTGGACCCCTACGtatataatctaattttctGCCAATTGAGATAAACGAGTTTATTCcatagtatttaattattattaattaatactccatccgtcccttAATATAAGTCCCCATCAGAATTTTTCAcgcatattaaaaaaagttggtagtgtaataaatgtgtacTTTTTGTATATTACTCCAAAACGTAATTATAATActcaaaaaatacacatttattacactacaaACTTTTCGGATTTTAATGTAAAGTAGaattatgtttgaaaaaataataataaatatgtctagaaaattgaaaaagagcttatatttaaagataaattttatcttttaaaagagTGCCTGTAACAAACCGACTCAAATAAAGTTGtcctttttctttctctctggCTTTCTATATAAATACATAATTTTAGTTGTTTGAGAGTTATAGTTTTTCTCTATTATCCATCCATTGATCCATCAATACTATATCTTGTTAGTTTGCGATCGAGTCTCTCTAAATTAATTAAGGTCGGTGGGTTGATATGGTGGATCTTGAAATCGTATGCTGCATGTGCGGTGACGTTGGTTTCACAGACAAACTTTTCCGTTGTAACAAATGTCGCCACCGCTTCCAACACTCTTATTGTAGTAACTTCTATGGAGATCAATTATCGGAGATACAAGAGTGTGATTGGTGCCAAACCGAAGCTGCCAAAAgcactactactactactactactactgttTCCTCCTCCAATTCCAAGAAACCACCAGCGGTGACCGTAACGATCAATAGTAGTAATTCTGGATGTTCCTCCTCCTCCGGCGACAAAATAATGAAGAGGAAGAGTCCAGTACCTTCACCAAGACATGCCACACGCAGGTACAAGCTTCTCAAGGATGTAATGTGTTGAATCCATCGTATGATCCAAtactattatattattatagtatactatatatattagtattatATATAGAATTAGCTAGCTAGTTGTGTATGTGTGTACGTGACTTTTTGtacatatatgtttaattatatatgagtGTGTTTTCCTTCTATTTCTCTTGTTTTCTTCATCTAATTAATATATAGATCGAGAGTACGTATGTAACTTCTTCAATGTATATTGGTATTTGATTAGGTGCATTTTAGTATATATcttaacttaaaataaatttcatgtAATAAAAAACTTTGAGAAAATAATCAGAAATAGATAAGTTAAAAGTCATATATACGATCGAAAAACATGTTTTCCTTGTGTGTTGTGTACTTGATGTTGCTTTCAAACTGTAATTGTAAACTATGTATGTCATCATTATAGTTAAGTTGTactaaaatacaaataaaataatttgttttgtaagCCAAAGTGACtaaattattgaaaacaaattcGCAGATTTTTCATGCCACAcactttttcaaataaatatatatcttcGCGTGTAATGCATGGTACTAGTACTATATATGGTAGATGAATAGGGTTGGAACAGGCATTGAcaggcctaagcctggcctatgatttttttttaggcctgagcctggtctgcggcctatcaaatgttattttttttggcctggcctgagccttttaaaagcctgACCTGACCTTGTagtctgtgttacattaaagcttctctatatagtttttttaaataggctaaacagaccTTAAAAAgtttacatttaaatttttataatttctacaacattaagaaaaagctaataatatgattaacacaataattaaaaactaataaaataacaaatatgattacgaaaaataataattattataaataatatttttttataagatataataatattatataaataattgttattataaataggccggcctatcaggcttcgtaggcctttttagaagcctaagcctgacctatttatgtaaacaggccgttttcaaagcctaagcctgacatttttaataaccaggccagaccaggcttatacaggccaggccgaaggcccctgtaggccgcctgacctattcccaaccctataGATGAAGGACCCAAATTCCTTGGACCCAATTCCTTATTATAGTAATTATTTAAGGCAGTTTTTCACGGTAATCAATCTGAGCCATTTATTTATGATTGGATAAtacatatctatatatataaatcctagatagttctcctactactcatgtaaaccctaatccacatcagccacttacatccaattaaaccactcaagaatgccacatcacttcttAATCCACTTCAaccaatgaaattttttaattcaacCACATCATTTTCATCTAATCTAAATGATATGCATATATGAAAAGACCCTTAATTAATGGAAAATCTGTTAACCGTTTCTATAAGAATAATAACATGCAACTTCTCGGATTTCCGAGTTAATTAGATTATTATAATGCAGAGAAAATCGAAGGAAAACTATTTCCATAGTTGTCGTGTGAAGAGGTAAGtataattaaccattatatCATATGATTAACTctctaaattaatttcatttcttttcaatGATCCCACTCATGCTTAATTCATAGAGCTGCTCTTCTTCCCACTGATCGGttataatgttatgttataGCTCTTCTTTGTTCTTCCCACTATATGAATCTATATATAGCGCATTAGTCCtttgtgtatatataatttGCTActataaatttagtttttatctagaaaaaaaaaaaaatcactatttgAAAACATGACTTCTATATGCAGTCCTATATGTGTCCTATAGTAGTTGGAAGAGCAAATGAAATGATCCAAAGTACAGAATTGCATGTTCATTACTATCGTTACCAAGATGTTATGCACATTCCAGTAAACCGTTATGATTTTGTGGCAATTCAAGATATTTTGGATTCAaatgataaagaaaaaatagttggtTATTAGCATTCTTTTTAAATCTTACTCCTAtattggttgaaatttttaactcCAAATAACCTGTTTGTATTTTAATCAATGTTATGCACATTCCGGTGAAGCgtgcttcaaaaataaaaaaatatcccGGTGAACCGTCATAATAATTGTGGTATTTCAAGATTTTTGGATTCAATGATGAAGCAAAAATAGTTGGTAatgattattaattttctttttaaatctTATTATATGATTGAAATTTTAACTCTAAATCACCtgtttgtattttaatttttctagaTGTCATTAGGCATGTAATTTAAAAAGGTATTGTGAATTTTCTTAACCCCCACCAAAATATTTCTTTCCTTACCTTTTTATTTGCAAATCAAATAATGGAATGTCCCTTCTTAGTCCTTTATCTCCATGATACGTTAttaaatacatatttttttaatattataaacattttaataagagttaaaatatatatagctTCATTCGTCGTATAAGAAAATAATTGGCATTTAACTTCCAAAATGTTTAATCTTGATCCCCCATAACTACTCAACACCTAATTACAACCGTATCCTTTTATTTAACCTCTCAATACAATTATATATGCTCTCAACACTACTATTTATCTATGTATGCAGATGAATGTTGGAGAAGTCAAACTAACTCAAGGTGCGAGTCAGGTTATCAATCCCATTGTTGTTCCGTCAGTATAAAACATCGCATAcgacccgtgcatcgcacgggtaaatGTCTAGTATATACATAGTTTTATTCACTAAAATAATATGAACCACCGATTTGAGATCAGGTCCAAATCTATTACAGCAAGATGCTGCAACAACATCAAATCCTATCCCTAGATGAGGTGCATGAGATTTGTTAATTAAGCATGTTAGACGAGGTACATGAGATTTGTTAACTAAACAAGTGATAgaaagatagtttttttttttactaatagtTTTAGTAGTCCATAATTAAATCTTACTTCAACCAACCGAGccgaaaataaaatattgatgtCCATAtacactttatttaatatattcaaaaaaatttaatttggcaatattattttaaattaaatttcaaattttattgatgtggagttattgatgggaccaattttagaactttttaagaaatgctccattggagaggttgagtacctattaggtactattattaaaaaaataataaattgatgatgtgtctatgtgggaccatttaagtactcaaaaatggagtgatccattgtggatgctctgaGATGCAAAGGATacatagttaattaattaaacacacATCTCAAAATGAAACAGGTTCTTAAGCAAAAATACTACCGCACCCTGCGTCCCAATTTAATTGATACAGTTGACTATTTCACGCATGctgatgcataactttgatgattaatatttttaattatataatagtaaaaattataaaaatttgatattttgaaaatactcatcgagacgaatcaaacaacatcttatatgctaatatttatttttgtttattagtagaaaaataaggtcaaaacaaCGTGTATGAATAGTACACAACAGtaaactgtgtcaatcaaattgagaCGGATGAAGTAGTAGTATTTGattaagaccatctccaatggtggtacttatatttttaagtactagtacctaataggtactcccattggagcaaaaacaaaattgtacctaataggtactagttctaaaataagacatagtacctaaataatttttgtgggacccatttaaaatTATGTTGAGTTATTGGATAGATGTGCTATTAGTGGGACCAATTTAGAACTTTTGAAGAGATTTTGGGTTGGAGGGAATGAGtacttattatgtactattattaaaaaaattataaatgaatgatgTGTACATGTAGAGCCACTTAAATACTCAAAAATGAgtagctccattgtggatgc from Trifolium pratense cultivar HEN17-A07 linkage group LG5, ARS_RC_1.1, whole genome shotgun sequence encodes:
- the LOC123884211 gene encoding uncharacterized protein LOC123884211; the encoded protein is MVDLEIVCCMCGDVGFTDKLFRCNKCRHRFQHSYCSNFYGDQLSEIQECDWCQTEAAKSTTTTTTTTVSSSNSKKPPAVTVTINSSNSGCSSSSGDKIMKRKSPVPSPRHATRRYKLLKDVMC